The following is a genomic window from Desulfuribacillus stibiiarsenatis.
CATACTGGCGAAAATGAGCTGTTTGAAAAAGAACGAGAAGAATTAATACGTACTTTTAAAGAAGAAGGTAAAAGAAAGGAAATTCAAAAAGCACTAAAAGCATTAAAAGAGAAATATAAAAGGGAGTGCATAATTCCTAAAGATCTCTGCTATTTAGAAGGAAGGCTGATGGAAGATTATCTTCATGACATGAAAATCGTGCAAGAATATGCGAACAAAAATCGTGAAGTAATCGGGCGAAGAATTGTCAATGAGTGCCTACAACTTAACTTTAATAATCTCCATAACTTTCAAACGATTCATAATTATATCGATATTGAGAATAAAATCCTCCGCAAGGGTGCCATATCCGCGTATAAGGATGAAATAGTAGTAATCCCGATCAACATGAGGGACGGAAGTATCATCGCCAAAGGAAAGGGTAATCCTGACTGGAATTACTCAGCACCACATGGTGCTGGCCGATTGATGAGTAGAAATGTTGCGAAAGATCATATCTCAATACAAGATTTCCAAGACTCAATGGCTGGGATCTGGTCATCTTCTGTAAGAGAAGCAACTTTAGATGAAGCTCCTATGGCATATAAGCCAATCGAGAACATCCTAAACAACGTAAGTGACACAGTAGAAATCCTTCAGATTATTAAGCCCCTATATAATTTCAAGTCAAGTTAAGGGATAAAAAAGAGTCAATTTACAATTTAAGTTATAGTTTAATTACTCCTTATGTATTATAATAGTGGATAAAATTTGAATTACGATAAGGAGCGACTGAATGATTGAACAAAGTCATTTTCATATAGCAATTAAAGGATTAGTAACGTATCAAGGGAAGTTTTTAATTTTAAAGCGTCCACAACGTCATGGTGAAACAGAATCGTATTGGGAGTTACCTGGTGGTGGGCTAAGCTTTCGAGAAGCTCCAGAAACTGCTCTAAAACGCGAATTAACAGAGGAAGTAGCTCTTGAGGTTAAGGTTGTTCAGCCTATTCATGTTTGGAATCGTATGAAGAATGAAACGACTCAGATTATAGGGATTACCTTTTTGTGTGAAAGTGAAAGTGATGAAGTTAAGATATCCCATGAACATTTAGATTATGCTTGGATTAGTCCTAATGAACAAGAAAAATATAATTTATTACCAGATTTGAAAGCAGATATGGACCAATGGGATTGGAGTAAGGTTTTAAAATAAAAGGATTCAAATGGGGCAACGTCGAAAATCTCTCTATGGGAAATATAGGAGGGGTTGGATGCGTCGCTCTTTATTTTGGTCATTATTGATTTTTATCGCAGGATGATTCCTATGTGTGGCAATCCTCGAATATTAGCGTTTCCACAATATATTTTCCCGAACCATGGTTCGTCTAAAATCCAATTTTTGCTTCTTATACGAACGTCGGGTACGGGAAAGAAGTAGTTATAAGTAATTCCCAGCTTGGTTCGCCCCTAAGAGAGCGGGGATCATATAGAATCAATAGTTACATTTGAGGTGGTTATTTTGAAATCTTACATTATTGATACAGGGAACCCAGATCAACAATTAATCATGAGCAATATTATTGTTTCATATGAGGATTTCAAAAGTGGAAATCCGTATAATACGACATTCAATGTTAGTGTGATTTCA
Proteins encoded in this region:
- a CDS encoding RtcB family protein produces the protein MLLLKGIYNSAKVYTDQIDETTQLQIIDLCNQEFFQDANIRIMPDCHAGMGCVIGTTMTICDKVVPNLVGVDIGCGMLVVNLGEIDIDFENVDRFIREQIPHGFQINQHPQIDFSKTIENIKCFREIPKSSKEFNRALGSLGGGNHFIEINCDDNNNKYLVIHSGSRNLGKQIATYYQNKAYQYHTGENELFEKEREELIRTFKEEGKRKEIQKALKALKEKYKRECIIPKDLCYLEGRLMEDYLHDMKIVQEYANKNREVIGRRIVNECLQLNFNNLHNFQTIHNYIDIENKILRKGAISAYKDEIVVIPINMRDGSIIAKGKGNPDWNYSAPHGAGRLMSRNVAKDHISIQDFQDSMAGIWSSSVREATLDEAPMAYKPIENILNNVSDTVEILQIIKPLYNFKSS
- a CDS encoding NUDIX hydrolase → MIEQSHFHIAIKGLVTYQGKFLILKRPQRHGETESYWELPGGGLSFREAPETALKRELTEEVALEVKVVQPIHVWNRMKNETTQIIGITFLCESESDEVKISHEHLDYAWISPNEQEKYNLLPDLKADMDQWDWSKVLK